One genomic region from Antedon mediterranea chromosome 3, ecAntMedi1.1, whole genome shotgun sequence encodes:
- the LOC140044198 gene encoding uncharacterized protein: MYTNCDSILNKRDEFKLRIKDSDPDIILLTEILPKHSLYQVQKNELEIEEYNFYYSEKKKGIGIYVKSHLSVSVVDFESDFEESLWVEVYVGSQRMVIGCMYRSPNSTMENNFKIRELFGRVNMIKCDYLIVAGDFNFGNICWPDEKIYQGEKIESQRFLDIIKDLFWYQHITVPTRFRSGQEPSLLDLIFSKNVDEVEDINIKPPLGKSDHAIVTFKVEVEGQERREHTEARNYYRGEYDNMRQALKISDVKHFYEINSGIEMSKAIENKINECVSIYVPLRRKNVNTKKEWMNNELKNEIKKKHNKWNRFQKKKNKQSWSEFTIQRNRTTDLIKKTKAEFELKLARDVKTNPKNFWKYVKGKTKKKSGIPTLTDNNGKSVTEDTDKANLLNDSFASVFTIENTEDIPILSPRVDDIVLNIVHFSKEGIEEYLNKLDICKSPGPDKINSRVLKETSLQLADLFKHLFTKLMKQGAIPLSWGLADVIPIFKKGNKSTPLNYRPVSLTSLVCKTMETVIRNNIMDYMESNNLFTKSQHGFRPGRSCNTALLEALNQWTKWLDEGSSFDCVFLDFKKAFDSVPHKRLINKLKAYGIGGNLVQWIEAFLTNRSQVVVVNGVRSNSKRVTSGIPQGSVLGPLLFNLYINDLPDQIDSEITIFADDTKIFRKINNLDDAKKLQDDIDKLFKWSIKWQLPFNLDKCSVMHFGRKNNKFQYKMGHAENKKLLQWVSKMTDLGVVIDDKLTFESHVAQVAMKANKKLGIIYRSFDYLSCHSLSLLYKSIVRPSMEYCSTVWQHVFLKESDKLEKVQQRASRMIADLRQYEYSQRLSKMHLPTLEYRILRSAMIQVFKMFYGFTKCNNEDFFKLTTESRTRRHFLKISKPRTHLRIRQKFFTNSIIDTWNNLPQDVIEAANVNQFKNRLEKFWNHHPLKFSPYDRTCNRIYRRDTQALL, translated from the coding sequence ATGTATACTAACTGCGACTCAATTCTAAACAAGAGAGATGAATTTAAGTTAAGAATAAAAGACTCTGATCCAGATATAATTTTGCTAACTGAAATATTGCCCAAACACTCTTTGTACCAAGTACAAAAAAATGAATTGGAAATTGAagagtataatttttattattctgAGAAAAAAAAAGGTATTGGAATCTACGTTAAAAGTCATTTATCAGTTTCCGTTGTTGACTTTGAGAGCGATTTTGAAGAATCACTGTGGGTTGAAGTTTACGTTGGCAGTCAAAGAATGGTAATAGGATGCATGTACAGAAGCCCCAACAGCACCAtggaaaataattttaaaattagagaGCTATTTGGCAGAGTGAATATGATCAAATGTGATTACTTAATTGTGGCCGGTGACTTTAATTTTGGTAACATTTGTTGGCCAGATGAGAAAATTTATCAAGGCGAAAAGATTGAAAGTCAACGTTTtcttgatattattaaagatctATTCTGGTACCAGCACATTACAGTACCCACTCGATTTAGATCGGGCCAAGAACCAAGTCTACTAGAtttaattttttccaaaaatgtagaTGAGGTAgaagatataaatattaaaccGCCTTTAGGAAAAAGTGACCACGCAATTGTTACCTTTAAAGTGGAAGTTGAGGGACAGGAAAGAAGGGAACATACGGAGGCTCGAAACTATTATAGAGGAGAGTATGATAATATGAGGCAAGCTTTGAAAATATCAGACGttaaacatttttatgaaataaatagtGGAATTGAAATGAGTAAagcaattgaaaataaaattaatgagtGTGTTTCAATATATGTCCCATTACgaagaaaaaatgtaaatacaaaaaaagaatgGATGAACAACGAACTGAAAAAcgaaattaagaaaaaacataacaaatggAACAGGTTCcaaaagaaaaagaataaaCAATCATGGTCCGAGTTTACCATCCAAAGAAATAGAACCACAGATctaattaagaaaacaaaagcAGAGTTTGAGCTAAAACTAGCTAGAGATGTCAAAACCAATCCAAAAAACTTTTGGAAGTATGTTAAAgggaaaacaaaaaagaaatctGGAATTCCAACTCTAACTGATAATAATGGCAAAAGTGTAACAGAAGATACTGATAAAGCTAATCTACTAAACGATTCTTTTGCATCTGTTTTCACAATTGAAAATACTGAAGATATACCTATACTTAGTCCACGAGTAGATGATATTGTACTAAACATAGTACATTTTTCTAAGGAAGGTATCGAGGAATACCTCAATAAGTTAGATATTTGTAAGTCTCCTGGTCCAGACAAAATAAACTCTCGAGTCTTAAAGGAAACAAGTTTACAATTGGCTGATCTCTTTAAGCATTTATTCACTAAATTGATGAAGCAAGGAGCTATCCCCCTATCTTGGGGCCTCGCAGACGTTATACCTATATTCAAAAAAGGTAATAAGTCTACACCCTTGAATTATAGACCAGTGAGCCTGACTTCACTAGTATGTAAAACTATGGAAACAGTCATTAGGAATAATATAATGGATTATATGGAAAGCAACAATTTGTTCACCAAAAGTCAACATGGTTTTCGGCCGGGTAGGTCATGTAATACAGCACTACTAGAAGCGCTAAATCAGTGGACCAAATGGTTAGATGAAGGCTCAAGTTTCGATTGCGTTTTCTTGGATTTCAAGAAAGCTTTTGATAGCGTTCCACATAAAAGATTAATCAACAAGCTGAAAGCATATGGTATAGGAGGAAACTTAGTGCAGTGGATAGAGGCGTTTCTTACTAATAGATCACAGGTAGTTGTTGTAAATGGTGTTAGGTCAAACAGCAAAAGAGTAACAAGTGGAATACCTCAAGGAAGTGTTCTAGGACCACTGCTCTTCAACTTGTATATCAACGACCTTCCTGATCAAATAGATTCCGAGATAACAATTTTTGCAGATGACACCAagatttttagaaaaataaataatttagatgATGCCAAAAAGTTACAAGATGACATTGACAAGCTGTTTAAATGGTCTATAAAATGGCAACTACCGTTTAACTTAGATAAATGTAGTGTCATGCATTTTGGTAGAAAGAACAATAAATTTCAATACAAGATGGGCCATGCAGAAAACAAGAAACTACTACAATGGGTCTCCAAAATGACAGATCTCGGGGTCGTAATTGACGATAAATTAACTTTCGAATCCCATGTGGCTCAAGTTGCTATGAAAGCAAATAAAAAGCTGGGCATCATATATAGGTCTTTTGATTATTTATCCTGCCACTCCTTATCTCTTCTGTATAAATCGATTGTAAGACCATCCATGGAATATTGCAGTACTGTTTGGCAACATGTTTTTTTGAAAGAATCTGATAAGTTGGAAAAGGTTCAACAGCGTGCATCTAGAATGATAGCAGATTTACGTCAGTATGAATACAGTCAACGACTTTCCAAAATGCACCTTCCTACTCTAGAATACAGAATATTGAGATCCGCAATGATTCAAGTATTCAAAATGTTCTACGGTTTCACTAAATGTAACAATGAGGATTTTTTTAAGTTAACCACTGAATCTAGAACCAGACGACACTTTTTGAAAATTAGCAAACCTCGTACTCACTTAAGGATACGGCAGAAATTTTTTACAAACTCTATTATCGACACATGGAACAACTTGCCTCAGGATGTAATAGAAGCTGCAAAtgttaatcaatttaaaaaccGACTAGAAAAATTTTGGAATCACCACCCACTAAAGTTTTCCCCGTATGATAGAACATGTAATAGAATATACCGGAGGGACACACAAGCATTGCTTTAG